Within the Synechococcales cyanobacterium T60_A2020_003 genome, the region ATCCCACTGCCAGTTAACGCTGACCCTGGGGGTGAAAAACCTCTTTGGATGTGTGCCCGGAAAAATGAAAGCCTGGTGGCATATGGAAGCGGGGAAAGATCACGAACGCTTTGGGCAAATGCTGGTGGAAACAGCGCGGGCGATCGCCCCAGACCTCACCATCGTAGACGGCATTATCGGGCATGAGGGCAATGGCCCTAGCGGTGGCGAACCTCGCGCATTGGGTGTGTTGGCGGCATCGGATGATGTCTTTGCCTGCGATCGCGCCTTCGTTTCTATCCTCAATGCGAATCCTGCCGATATTCCGACTGTCGCTGCATCTCAACGGCTGGGACTCTGCGGAGATCTGGACGCCATCGAGTTTCCCCTGGCGCATCCAGACGACTTGCGCCTTTTGGACTGGCAATATCCCACGAACATGATGCCCATTGATTTTCGGATGCCGCGCATTGTCAAATCGTCCTTCAAGCACTTTTACATTCGCTTTATCAAAGAGCCGATGATTCTTTACTCGAACCGCTGAGTGACGAGCTTAGTCTAAGGTTATGACAACACTCAAGATCCTCTTGATTTCCACCCCGGTTGGGCCGTTAGGGTCGGGTTTAGGTGGAGGCGTAGAACTCACCTTAGCCAACATTGCAAAGGCGCTATTGGCCAGAGATCACCATGTGGAGGCGATCGCTCCGGCTGGCTCTGACAGTGCTGACCTACCGCTCATCCCCATTGATGGCGAACTTCAGCCCACAGCCCAGAGCCAGGGACGCCATACCCCCGTCATCATGCCACCGAATTCGGTACTGGCGAATATGTGGGCGCAGGCGCTGCAACGGGCACCCCAGTACGATGTGCTGGTGAATTTTGCTTACGACTGGCTGCCTTTCTACCTGACACCCTTCCTACCCAGTCCCGTTGCCCATCTGGTCAGCATGGGATCACTCACCGATGCGATGGATCACGTGATCAGTCACATCGCAGACTCCCATCCCCACAGCATTGCGGTTCATAGTCGTGCCCAGGCAGACACGTTTCCGTTCAGCGATCGCTGTCGGGTGTTGGGCAACGGGTTTGATTTGTCTCTGTATACCTTTCAAGCGAAAGCGACGGATGCCCTCGCCTGGGTCGGACGGATTGCCCCAGAGAAGGGCTTAGAAGATGCGATCGCTGCTGTTGAACAAACGGGGACACCGCTCAAAATTTGGGGAGCGATCGCGGATCCGGTCTACTGGCAACAGATTCAGGATCAGTATCCTAATGCACCTATCTCCTATGAAGGATTTCTGCCGACCTCAGCGCTTCAGCAAGCCATGGGAGCCTGTCGGGGACTCATCATGACGCCTAAATGGGTAGAAGCCTTTGGCAATGTGGCGATCGAAGCGCTGGCCTGTGGGGTTCCGGTGATTGCCTATCGTCGCGGTGGCCCTGCTGAGATTGTGCAGCAGGGCAAAACGGGGTGGTTGGTCGAGCCGGATTCGATTCAGGGTCTGGTTGAGGCGATCGCAAAACTCGATCAGATTTGTCGCCATGACTGTCGCCGTGCCGCTGAGGTGTATTATTCCTTAGACGCCATGGGCGATCGCGTGGAGCAGTGGCTCCATGATGTTGTCTACTACGAGCGATCGTAAGTATCTCGTCGTTTACTTCCAAACCTCAACTGAACTATGCGTGTTTGTGTCCCCCCTGCTCCCCTTGAACCTGGCGATCTGTTGTATGTTGTATCCCCTAGTGGCGCATTGCGCGAACGAGAGGCTTTCTATCATGGAGTGGATGTGTGGCGATCGCGCGGTTTTCAGGTCAAGTTTGTGCCGGGATTCGATACGCGGTGGGGCTACCTAGCCGGAGAGGATGACCATCGCAGAGACCAAATAAAGGCGGCCTTAGCCGATCCAGACTGCCGTGGCATTCTTTGTTCCCGTGGAGGATACGGCGGGGCGCGCGTGCTGGAACACTGGAATTGGG harbors:
- a CDS encoding glycosyltransferase family 4 protein; translation: MTTLKILLISTPVGPLGSGLGGGVELTLANIAKALLARDHHVEAIAPAGSDSADLPLIPIDGELQPTAQSQGRHTPVIMPPNSVLANMWAQALQRAPQYDVLVNFAYDWLPFYLTPFLPSPVAHLVSMGSLTDAMDHVISHIADSHPHSIAVHSRAQADTFPFSDRCRVLGNGFDLSLYTFQAKATDALAWVGRIAPEKGLEDAIAAVEQTGTPLKIWGAIADPVYWQQIQDQYPNAPISYEGFLPTSALQQAMGACRGLIMTPKWVEAFGNVAIEALACGVPVIAYRRGGPAEIVQQGKTGWLVEPDSIQGLVEAIAKLDQICRHDCRRAAEVYYSLDAMGDRVEQWLHDVVYYERS
- a CDS encoding DUF362 domain-containing protein; its protein translation is MVNSRSRVCLQRSTSYDLASLLPDIETLLAPLGGMVAFVKPGDRVLLKPNLLTGARPTKECTTRPELVYGVAKLVQEAGGQPFLGDSPAFGSAQGVAQANGYTPMLEELGIPVVEFHGKRYETVSQDFNHLRLCKEAMDADVVINLPKVKSHCQLTLTLGVKNLFGCVPGKMKAWWHMEAGKDHERFGQMLVETARAIAPDLTIVDGIIGHEGNGPSGGEPRALGVLAASDDVFACDRAFVSILNANPADIPTVAASQRLGLCGDLDAIEFPLAHPDDLRLLDWQYPTNMMPIDFRMPRIVKSSFKHFYIRFIKEPMILYSNR